A segment of the Syntrophorhabdaceae bacterium genome:
CGTCTATTATCTCAAGAAGGTCTTTTTTCTCGGCGCCGGTCAAGTCCTTCTTGAAGTAGCCCAAAATGTGCTGGAGGACGTTGGTGTTCTTTCGGGTTGTGGCAATGAGGCGGAGCCCTTCTATGAGGGTCTCGATGTAGGTAGTGCAAAGGTCTTGCCCGAATCCCTTTGCGCCGCCGACAAGTTTGCCCAGCGCCGATAGGTGTTTCTGGCTGTGGGCCATTACGAGGAGCTTATGATTGCTGTGAAACTCAACGAGATCCTTGAGGGAGCCCCCCGTTTTCGTGAATTCCCGCCACCTTTCGAAGACGAATACGCGCTTGATGAAGCTCTCGCGCAGCCCCGGGTCGTGAAGCCGGTTCTCATCCTCTACGGGTATCAGGGGAAACCTCTTCATAAAGGCGGCCGCGAAGAGCCCCACGCCACGGTGGACGGGCGGTGCCGACCCCATGTAGACCTTGACCCCCCGCATGCCGGAACTCGGAGATCTGCACTTGAATATATAACCGGAAAGTTCCTGCCCTGCCAGTTCGTCAAGCCTTTTCTCAGCCCATTGTTTCATTCTCTCGGTGTGATCGATACCCGTGTGGACGGTCACCAGTCGAGGATTGTCAACGTCATCGGCAAGATGCATCGGTTCTCTGGGAACGGGCAAGCCGCATTCGACCTCGGGGCATACAGGAACGAAGTGGAAGAACTGGCCCAGTGTGTCCGTTATGTACCGGTCATGCTTGTGCCCGCCGTCATATCGAACCTTCTCGCCCAGAAGGCATCTGCTGATGCCGATCGTTATCTTATCCATCCGTCCCCCTCGAACAACCGGTTTCACGTTTCAAATTCCAGGTCTCAGGCAAAGGCTATAAACAAATCTGTACTATCACTTCGAGATTATACCAGTATCCCCGACTTTTATCCTGAAACTTTGCAGGTTGAAACGTGAAACCGTCTCTAGAACTTACCTCCCAGCGTGCCGGCGTAGCCGGTGAGCTCGACATATCCTTCGACGGTCACCTCTTTCCCCTGTGACGTTCCCTTCCCGTCGACGGCTCCTTCCCAGTACGTGATGCCCGTCGATGCCGTATTGACAAGTTCCTGGTCCGCGACGAGGGGAGCAATGGTGACATCGATGGCGGCAGCGGGGACCCGGATGCGCCAGGCCGCCGGATATCGCCCGGCCGTTTTGACGCTTTTCCAATAGGCGAGGATGGTTGTGTCTATGGCTGAGAGTGTGAGATGACGCGAGGCGCTGTCGGGTTCCACGAGGGTTCCCGATGATTCCTTCTCCATGGTGCCGTCCTTTTTCCTCAGGTAATACACCATCAGGTCACGGCCGTCGCTGAGGTGCAGCGCAAACCAATCCCAGCCCGCCTGCTCCTGTGACAGCTGGTTGGAACCGAATTCCTGGTCGAACCAGCTTATTCCCCGTACCGCGACAGGGCCTTTCATGCCCGGGCTCCTGAGGGTGCCTTCCGTCCTCAGGTCCGTGAAAGAATAGTAATATGAGGCCTGACCCGGCAGCGGGCCCTTCCTGCTGAGTCCCTGCCGGCCATGGAGGACAAGGGGCTTGGCGGGCGTGAGACTGAGCGCAAGTTCCATGCCGTCATGGGCGGCCTTGAGGATGATCCGGCCATCTCTCATGAGGGCGGACCAGTTGAGGACATGGACGTTCATGGCATCACCGGCTGACCCGGCGAGGCCAGGCCCCTTCCGTGAGACGCGGTCACGGTAGCGGAAGGTTCCATTCGTAACATCGGTAATGGCAAAATGGGCGAGGTAGATGTCCCGCACGGACCAGGGTTTGGAGGCGTTTTTGGATCCCAGCGCCAGGCCGTAGCGAAAAAAGGTGAGTTGGTACCCGTATCTGTTTCCCTGGCTGTTGGTCAGGTTTCCGGTGAAATACCACCATTCGGTCCTGTATTCCCCATGGCTTCCGTGGTCGCGGGGAAAGGACCAAAGCCGCAATTCCGAAGCCTGTTTCCACTCCCGCGCGACCAAAGTCCCGGGGGTATAGAGGGAGCACAGAAAGGTGAAAACAAGGAAAACAGCGAATCTGGCGGCAAGGTTGTGCCGGATCTTCATAGCTCTCAGTCCTCCCTGATCTGCATGACCGGGTACCTGCGGATCACTGACCACACCGGGTATGCACAGGCGGCCGCGCTGGCTGTGAGTGCCGTGAGCGCCGCGACCACGTATGGGCGTGCGGTAAAATGGTAGAAGATGGTCCAGTTGAAGCTTTGAAGGTTGATGACCTTGATGAGGATAAGCGCGAAGACGGTCCCCACGACGGTGCTCATGAAAAAACTTATGAGTCCCAGCCCCAGGCCTTCCGCAACGGTCATGCGTGCGACATCACCGAGGGTGAACCCCAGGGCGCGGTAGACGCCGAACTCCTTCTGTCGTTCGACAAAAAGCGTCATAAGCGCCCCGGCTATGCCGAAAAAAGCCACAATGACAGCGAGAACGCGCATTGACCGCGTGACGGCAAAGGTGCTGTCGAAAACATCAAGTATCCTCCCGTGGAACTCTTCACGGGTCGCAAAGGGAAGGCCATAGGATCGCGCTTTGTGTTTTACCTCCTCGATGATCCTTGCGTGATCGGAATTCCCTTTGTCGATAAAGACACCCAGACTGTTTATGGTCCTGTCGCGAAAGAGTCTCAGATAGATGGAACGGTCCATCATGATCACCCCGTGTTCCGAAGCATAATCGTAGTAAACGGCAGCAACGAGAAGCTCCGCCGGGCCGTGAACCGCTTCAATGGTGATCCGGTCTCCCCGTCCAACCTTGAATCTCCGGGAGAAACTCTCGGAGATGATGACATCGCCCCGCTTCACCTGTTCCCAGCTCCCGTCCCCTCCATCGAGCCAGCCGAACCGATCATATCGCTGGAGAACAGAGGCGTCTATGGAGGTGATCGAGGCCGGTTTACCCCTGAAGGTTATCGGGACGTTGCGGAAAACATCGATGCCGCCGATACCCGGTATCATTTTCAGTTCCTCATAAAGCTCTTCCGGTACGTTCACGTCAGCCTTTGTCGAGATGTACAGGTCGCCCCGAAGCTGGCCGTTCATCCACCACACGAGGGAGTGGCGAAAGCTGTCGATCATGGATGCGAGGCCGATGGACATGGATAAAGCGATCATGAAGGCAGCAACGGCAACGGATGTCCTCCCCAGGTTCTCTCTGATGTTCCCGATGGCTATCCGGCCGGCGAGTCCCATGACCGAGGAGAAAAGACGCTTCATTCCGGGAACCGCGAGGATGATGACAAAGCCCGCGAAAAGACTTGCGCCGAGAAGAAAGACGAAGGCACCGGCAAAACCGACATATACATGGAGAAAAGAGAGCCCGAAAAGGGCAAGCGCCAGGGCCAGGCAGACCCCTCCCGCCACGGCGATGGTCTTCATTTTTTTCGATGCGCCACGGGTCGCCGTCCTTCCCCTGAGGACGTGCACGGGCTGGACGCGGCGGAGTTCCACAAGGGGCGGCAGACAGCCCACGATGCTTGCCGTGCAGCCGAGGAAGACCCCTCCCGCCAGGTTCCAGGAAGACCAGGGAAGCGCGGAAGGTCTCAGAAAGAAGTAGAGGGTGCTTATGGTATTGCCTACGACCTGCACGAGAAATGTGCTCAGGAGGTAGCCGAGGGCTCCCCCGAGGGCTCCCCCGAGGGCTCCGAGGAGAAGGACCTCGACAAGAAAGGCGCCAGCCACCTGTTCCCTGGATGCGCCAACAGAAAGAAGGATGCCGGCATCCTTGCGCCTGCTTACCACAGCGAACATGGCCGTGTTGTATATGAGGAAGATGCCCACAAAGAGGGCGAAGAGGGATAGCGCCTGAAGATTCAGCTTGAAGGCGCCAAGAAGGGCCGACAGGGTTTGAGCCTTCTCGGTGTTGGATTCGATGGTGAAACCCGTGGCCCATCGCCGCCGGAGGGCCTCTTCGTCGGTGACGACAAGGTCGGCACGGTCGACGTACCCTCTCATGCGGAAGAACTCCTGAGCATGCCCTAAGTCGATGATTATGAGAGGCTCGCCGGAGGGATTGCGAAAGATGTGAACGACCTTCAGGGGCCCCTGCAAGGTCGTGAGGGTGCCTCCCGGTGAAAGGTTCAGATCCTTCGCTATGCTCTCATCGACAAGAACCGCCCCGGCATCGAAAAGGAAGGATGAAAAGACCCCTTCTCCTTTATTATCGCTGGCAGACGCGGCTATCTGGGCCGTGATCGTACGGAGGTCCTTGTCAAGAAAAGGGTCGACGCCAAGCATGCGGACCTGCTTGCCTCCCTCCAGCCTGACCCTCCGGTCGATGACGGGAGCGAAATGCTTGACAGCGGGGTCGCCCATAAGTCCCGAGAGCAGTCCTTCGTCCATGGGTCCCGCCGGGCGTGCAATGGTGTGGGTGGTGTCTCCCCTGAGGAAGTCGACGGCGTTCCCCAGGCTCTCAAGGGCGGAGCGGGAGGCCAGCGTCATCCCCACCGCAGCAGCCACACCCAGTGCGATGCCGAGAAGCTGGAGTATACTGAGGCTCTTTCGCCGCACCAGGTAGCGCAGGAATGACCGGATGACGCCTGTCAAGGGGCCAGACCTTTGCAGGAGTTTTCTTCGAATATCCTGCCGTCGGTCATCCGCAAGACCCTGTCGGCGTATTCGCATGTGTTCATGGCGTGGCTCACCATGATGAGGGTCGTGCCGGCGTCGCGGCAACGGCTGGTCAAGAGGGTAAGTATCTGCACTCCCGTCGCGGAATCCAGATTCCCCGTCGGTTCATCGGCGAGGATGATGGGAGGCTTCTTGACGAGGGCCCGGGCTATGGCGACACGCTGCTGTTCCCCGCCTGAAAGTTCATGAGGAAATCGCCGCTCCTTGCCGGCAAGACCTACAAGGTCCAGGAATTCATGGGTGAGCCTCTCGTCGGCACGCCCGGCCAGTTCAAGGGAGAGATGGACGTTTTCCGCCGCGGTGAGCGTTGGCAGAAGGTTGAAGAACTGAAAGACGAAACCCAGTTTGTGGCGCCGAAGGAGGGTCCTGCCTTTTTCTCCCAGGGCCCCGAGGTCCTCCTTA
Coding sequences within it:
- a CDS encoding ABC transporter ATP-binding protein, whose amino-acid sequence is MKVSETSSIIRTYDLWKQYEDEGHDGMALRGVDLDIKKGQIIALFGKSGSGKTTLLNLLAGLDEPTRGRIEIDKEDLGALGEKGRTLLRRHKLGFVFQFFNLLPTLTAAENVHLSLELAGRADERLTHEFLDLVGLAGKERRFPHELSGGEQQRVAIARALVKKPPIILADEPTGNLDSATGVQILTLLTSRCRDAGTTLIMVSHAMNTCEYADRVLRMTDGRIFEENSCKGLAP
- a CDS encoding DUF523 and DUF1722 domain-containing protein is translated as MDKITIGISRCLLGEKVRYDGGHKHDRYITDTLGQFFHFVPVCPEVECGLPVPREPMHLADDVDNPRLVTVHTGIDHTERMKQWAEKRLDELAGQELSGYIFKCRSPSSGMRGVKVYMGSAPPVHRGVGLFAAAFMKRFPLIPVEDENRLHDPGLRESFIKRVFVFERWREFTKTGGSLKDLVEFHSNHKLLVMAHSQKHLSALGKLVGGAKGFGQDLCTTYIETLIEGLRLIATTRKNTNVLQHILGYFKKDLTGAEKKDLLEIIDAYHRGLIPLVVPVTLLNHYVRKYDKPYLEEQHYLNQHPLELMLRNHA
- a CDS encoding lipocalin-like domain-containing protein, giving the protein MKIRHNLAARFAVFLVFTFLCSLYTPGTLVAREWKQASELRLWSFPRDHGSHGEYRTEWWYFTGNLTNSQGNRYGYQLTFFRYGLALGSKNASKPWSVRDIYLAHFAITDVTNGTFRYRDRVSRKGPGLAGSAGDAMNVHVLNWSALMRDGRIILKAAHDGMELALSLTPAKPLVLHGRQGLSRKGPLPGQASYYYSFTDLRTEGTLRSPGMKGPVAVRGISWFDQEFGSNQLSQEQAGWDWFALHLSDGRDLMVYYLRKKDGTMEKESSGTLVEPDSASRHLTLSAIDTTILAYWKSVKTAGRYPAAWRIRVPAAAIDVTIAPLVADQELVNTASTGITYWEGAVDGKGTSQGKEVTVEGYVELTGYAGTLGGKF
- a CDS encoding FtsX-like permease family protein, which produces MTGVIRSFLRYLVRRKSLSILQLLGIALGVAAAVGMTLASRSALESLGNAVDFLRGDTTHTIARPAGPMDEGLLSGLMGDPAVKHFAPVIDRRVRLEGGKQVRMLGVDPFLDKDLRTITAQIAASASDNKGEGVFSSFLFDAGAVLVDESIAKDLNLSPGGTLTTLQGPLKVVHIFRNPSGEPLIIIDLGHAQEFFRMRGYVDRADLVVTDEEALRRRWATGFTIESNTEKAQTLSALLGAFKLNLQALSLFALFVGIFLIYNTAMFAVVSRRKDAGILLSVGASREQVAGAFLVEVLLLGALGGALGGALGYLLSTFLVQVVGNTISTLYFFLRPSALPWSSWNLAGGVFLGCTASIVGCLPPLVELRRVQPVHVLRGRTATRGASKKMKTIAVAGGVCLALALALFGLSFLHVYVGFAGAFVFLLGASLFAGFVIILAVPGMKRLFSSVMGLAGRIAIGNIRENLGRTSVAVAAFMIALSMSIGLASMIDSFRHSLVWWMNGQLRGDLYISTKADVNVPEELYEELKMIPGIGGIDVFRNVPITFRGKPASITSIDASVLQRYDRFGWLDGGDGSWEQVKRGDVIISESFSRRFKVGRGDRITIEAVHGPAELLVAAVYYDYASEHGVIMMDRSIYLRLFRDRTINSLGVFIDKGNSDHARIIEEVKHKARSYGLPFATREEFHGRILDVFDSTFAVTRSMRVLAVIVAFFGIAGALMTLFVERQKEFGVYRALGFTLGDVARMTVAEGLGLGLISFFMSTVVGTVFALILIKVINLQSFNWTIFYHFTARPYVVAALTALTASAAACAYPVWSVIRRYPVMQIRED